Proteins co-encoded in one Natrarchaeobius halalkaliphilus genomic window:
- a CDS encoding TIGR00725 family protein: MRVSVIGGGTITDSQRTLSEAVGRELAARDHVVVCGGLGGTMAAVCRGAKRNGGTTIGILPGDSRGAANDDVDVAIATGLGHARNTLVPLNGDAVIALAGSAGTLSEIGFAAVYGRPIVSLGSREIDGLDIEVVETPAEAVEAVEAAVSS, encoded by the coding sequence ATGCGCGTGAGTGTCATCGGCGGTGGAACGATCACGGACAGTCAACGAACGCTCTCGGAGGCGGTCGGTCGGGAACTCGCCGCTCGCGACCACGTGGTCGTCTGTGGTGGGCTCGGCGGAACGATGGCGGCCGTCTGTCGCGGTGCTAAACGGAACGGCGGGACGACGATCGGTATCCTTCCGGGCGACAGTCGCGGCGCGGCCAACGACGACGTCGACGTGGCGATCGCGACCGGCCTCGGCCACGCCAGGAACACACTCGTCCCGCTGAACGGCGACGCGGTGATCGCACTCGCGGGCAGCGCCGGCACGCTCTCGGAGATCGGTTTTGCCGCGGTTTACGGCCGCCCGATCGTCAGCCTCGGTAGCCGCGAGATCGACGGCCTGGATATCGAGGTCGTCGAGACGCCCGCGGAGGCGGTCGAGGCGGTAGAAGCCGCCGTGTCCAGCTGA
- a CDS encoding thiol-disulfide oxidoreductase DCC family protein, whose protein sequence is MSAEIPENGSIVLFDGVCNLCTGFVQFLIPRDPNGIFYFASLQSDVGERLLAEHGLSSHDLDSIVLIDGDDVYVKSAAVIRIAGLLGGIYALARPLRFLPRRLRDWGYDVVAANRYRLFGKKDQCMMPSDDVRSRFLE, encoded by the coding sequence ATGTCCGCGGAGATCCCTGAGAACGGATCGATCGTTCTCTTCGACGGCGTCTGTAACCTCTGTACCGGATTCGTCCAGTTCCTCATCCCCCGCGATCCGAACGGGATCTTCTATTTCGCTTCGCTCCAGTCCGACGTCGGGGAGCGATTACTCGCTGAACACGGCCTCTCGAGTCACGACCTGGATTCGATCGTCCTGATCGACGGCGACGACGTGTACGTCAAGTCAGCTGCCGTGATTCGAATCGCTGGACTGCTGGGCGGAATCTACGCGCTTGCCCGTCCGCTTCGATTTCTCCCGCGTCGGCTTCGCGATTGGGGCTACGACGTCGTCGCAGCCAACCGATACCGCCTGTTCGGTAAGAAAGACCAGTGTATGATGCCGAGCGACGACGTTCGATCTCGGTTTCTCGAGTGA
- a CDS encoding Sjogren's syndrome/scleroderma autoantigen 1 family protein: protein MSDFDKEAEREKLREKYERDKQEREATQRMSDLLLKGATMTNTHCGTCGDPLFQQEGTTFCPSCHGNADAVEGTNLDGQPTDEPSAGGNSGGSAGSGSEDVNTSPARRAADEPPTARRTGDQAPAVRSADGEPTTQPAGETAETTTPRGGEDPKYERRSTGGSESHDRGGASHPSSDETASRGSSLSQSVAEGDCETARDSLVRALERFSREAADTDDPRYAKECLEAAREASETLNALR, encoded by the coding sequence ATGAGCGACTTCGACAAGGAAGCCGAGCGCGAAAAGCTTCGGGAGAAGTACGAACGCGACAAGCAAGAACGGGAGGCGACCCAGCGGATGAGCGACCTTCTGCTCAAGGGCGCGACGATGACGAACACCCACTGTGGAACCTGTGGGGATCCACTATTTCAACAGGAGGGAACGACGTTCTGTCCGAGCTGTCACGGGAACGCCGACGCCGTCGAGGGCACGAATCTCGACGGCCAACCGACCGATGAACCGTCAGCCGGGGGGAACTCAGGTGGGTCGGCCGGGTCCGGCTCGGAGGACGTGAACACGTCGCCGGCCCGGCGGGCTGCGGACGAGCCGCCGACGGCCCGGCGGACAGGTGACCAAGCGCCGGCGGTCCGGTCGGCTGATGGCGAACCGACGACGCAGCCGGCCGGTGAAACGGCCGAAACGACCACGCCACGAGGCGGCGAGGATCCGAAATACGAGCGTCGGTCGACCGGCGGCTCCGAATCTCACGACCGAGGTGGTGCGAGCCACCCCTCGAGCGACGAAACGGCGTCGAGGGGGTCGTCGCTGTCCCAGTCCGTCGCCGAAGGGGACTGCGAGACCGCCCGCGACTCGCTCGTCCGCGCTCTCGAGAGGTTCTCCCGTGAGGCCGCCGATACGGACGATCCTCGATACGCGAAGGAGTGCCTCGAAGCCGCTCGAGAGGCGAGCGAGACGCTGAACGCGTTGCGATAA
- a CDS encoding HTTM domain-containing protein gives MTPEFSARGAALLARLRGGLEDRVRVDTRTLAVFRVFVGLLIVADVLLRSRNFSYFYTETGAVPRSLAHTLSSDGAFSFYHYTTDPTVIAALFAIQILIAIQLIVGYKTRLATVLSFLFVISLDHHNPLVTSYADILFRLLLFWAIFLPIGERWSIDAVHSDRQPRTNVASMASALILFQMVYMYFHNGVHKIESDLWTGGEATPKILSLDDMTFLLAEPLREFPTLLQLGGLKWYYMLLFSWLLLLLVGRKRMLFALLFVGGHAAFAVTVRIGAFPYVAWAGLLPFFQTQVWEDGKRLLRYAGLEPSRITARLSRLERVADYFPRLRANSERHLEIRRAVFDVSLAVVAASMVVFLLFAHAPMGAVVGDDVNPDQQIDDVASIVSADQPDWTIFAPHPRTTDRYYVFPAKTADGDLIDVYNHRPMTYDRPYDQLQNQYGTYRERFYMNTIRRGGSSAGNNAPDVLAGHLCDTWEEEYGIELTHIDMYHVDEDITMETLTAHEDRETDVHLIQRNTCGDHEPEEIAPPPEEIR, from the coding sequence ATGACCCCTGAATTTTCGGCCCGCGGCGCTGCCCTCCTCGCTCGTCTCCGAGGCGGTCTCGAGGACCGGGTCCGGGTCGATACGCGGACGCTCGCCGTCTTCCGAGTGTTCGTCGGGCTTCTCATCGTTGCCGACGTGTTGCTCCGAAGCCGGAACTTCTCGTACTTCTATACGGAAACCGGCGCCGTTCCACGGTCACTTGCACACACGCTCTCGTCGGACGGCGCGTTTTCGTTTTATCACTACACGACGGACCCGACGGTGATCGCCGCGCTGTTTGCGATACAGATCCTCATTGCGATCCAGCTCATCGTCGGCTACAAGACGCGGCTCGCGACGGTCCTCTCGTTTCTGTTCGTCATCTCGCTCGATCACCACAATCCGCTGGTGACGAGCTACGCCGATATCCTGTTCCGATTGCTCCTGTTCTGGGCGATTTTCCTCCCGATCGGTGAACGGTGGTCGATCGATGCCGTCCACAGCGATCGACAGCCGCGTACGAACGTCGCGAGCATGGCTTCGGCGCTGATCCTCTTTCAGATGGTCTACATGTACTTCCACAACGGCGTCCACAAGATTGAGTCCGATCTGTGGACCGGCGGGGAGGCCACGCCGAAGATCCTAAGTCTCGACGATATGACGTTTTTGCTCGCGGAACCGCTCCGTGAGTTTCCGACGCTGCTCCAGCTCGGCGGGCTGAAGTGGTACTACATGCTCCTGTTTTCGTGGCTGTTGCTCTTGCTCGTGGGACGAAAGCGCATGCTGTTTGCGCTGTTGTTCGTCGGCGGCCACGCGGCGTTCGCCGTCACGGTTCGGATCGGTGCGTTCCCCTACGTCGCGTGGGCGGGTCTGCTTCCGTTCTTCCAGACGCAGGTCTGGGAGGACGGCAAACGGCTGCTGCGATACGCCGGACTCGAGCCGTCCCGGATCACGGCGCGACTCTCCCGGCTGGAGCGGGTCGCGGATTACTTCCCGAGACTGCGGGCTAACTCGGAGCGCCACCTCGAGATTCGGCGGGCGGTATTCGACGTGAGTCTCGCCGTCGTCGCCGCATCCATGGTCGTGTTCTTGCTGTTTGCACACGCACCGATGGGAGCAGTCGTCGGTGACGATGTAAACCCGGATCAGCAGATCGACGACGTCGCGTCGATCGTTTCCGCGGATCAACCGGACTGGACGATCTTCGCACCGCATCCGCGAACGACCGACCGGTACTACGTCTTCCCGGCGAAAACCGCTGACGGCGATCTGATAGACGTTTACAACCATCGGCCGATGACTTACGACCGACCCTACGACCAGCTCCAGAACCAGTACGGAACCTATCGGGAGCGGTTCTACATGAACACAATCCGTCGCGGGGGATCGAGTGCGGGCAACAACGCACCGGACGTGCTGGCGGGCCACCTCTGTGACACCTGGGAAGAAGAGTACGGAATCGAACTCACGCACATCGACATGTACCACGTCGACGAGGATATCACGATGGAGACGCTCACCGCCCACGAAGACCGCGAAACTGACGTTCATCTGATTCAGCGAAACACCTGTGGCGATCACGAACCCGAGGAGATCGCGCCGCCCCCGGAGGAGATCCGGTAA